The window aaaatcatccaggcagcaagaaatgaagcagcgtggcctagtggatagagcagaggcctgggagtcagaggacctgggttctaatcctggctctgacacatacctgctgcatgaccttgggcaagtcacttaacttctctgtacttcagttacttcatctgtaaaatggggattaagagtgtgagccccatgtgggacatggactgtatccacactgattaacttgtatctactccagcacttggtacagtgactggcacataccatccaaatatcattaagaaaagcAACATAATGAAATAAGAGCTGGAGGAAGGGacggaaaggaggaagagaggtcagcaaggagactgattatagtagtcaaggtgggatatgataattgcttggatcagcacaagAGCAGATTGAATGGAGGTGAaacagattctagaaatgttttgaagcttgaagtgacaggatttggtggagaAATCAGGACAAATTCATATGAGGAATGCGAACAAACACCAAGCCCATTGCCTAACAGCAAATTATGATTATGAGCAATCTAGGTGGAACACTGTCAAATTTGCAAAATTTCCACAGGACTTGGCCTTAGTCGGGAGGGATTTTTGCTGCCCCACATGTGGTCAGGCAGGTCAGGACTCGCTGCAGCCCCCTCTCCAAGACACCCCGCATTTTGGGGTTCCTCCAGATCAGCAGGAACGGGTGGCACCTCACAAGAAAATCACCATCTGGATTAGCCACACCCAGGACCAGTTCCTCTCAGTGATTACAGTCAAGGTACAGACCAGAGAGATGAAGTACCAAAcatagaagaagaggaaggaggccagCGTCGTGAGTGCACGTGCATGAGCCTTGGTGCTGCAGTCCTGCAGGCGAGGGCGTGGTACTGGATGGCTCGTAGGTGTCTCCGGAGGGAGGTGGTCAGCAGGACAGAGGagatgaggagcaggaggaatggGACACACAGTGGGATAAACATCATAGACAGGGCATAGTGTGAATGGAAAGTCTTCTCTTCAGTCTCAGTGCTGGGCCCTGAGTCATTCCTCCAGGTGGCAGGCGTGCTGTCATGGATGATTAAGGGGAGAGCGGAGGCGCAGGAAACCAACATGTAGCCCATTAGGA is drawn from Ornithorhynchus anatinus isolate Pmale09 chromosome 13, mOrnAna1.pri.v4, whole genome shotgun sequence and contains these coding sequences:
- the LOC120638753 gene encoding taste receptor type 2 member 134-like; this translates as MLRWDQVPPAVDIDADRDLVHGLPQILLLLHSLLLCRSLWNLLNSVSFWFAAELSFFYCIKIAIFTHPVFPWLKQKILWLVALILMGYMLVSCASALPLIIHDSTPATWRNDSGPSTETEEKTFHSHYALSMMFIPLCVPFLLLLISSVLLTTSLRRHLRAIQYHALACRTAAPRLMHVHSRRWPPSSSSMFGTSSLWSVP